In Edaphobacter paludis, a single window of DNA contains:
- a CDS encoding glycosyltransferase family 2 protein has translation MMQENDAGASPRVTCVVVNWNGWQDTVECLHSLRHQDYDALDVIVVDNGSTNDSCRRIREAHPWVTVIEEERNLGFPSGCNVGTRLALQRGAEYVWLLNNDTIAPADTLKKLVRRASANPRAGVIGGVLYYMHDPAQVQAWGGGRINLWTGFVSHFVQPTDFGGNAYLTGACMLLPRKVCEDVGIFYEGFFMYCDDSDLCIRLRRAGYELSIAEDTAILHKEGASSPKRSPLIDRFATTSGMRLLKRHAPVPAISITIFLLLRMANRVRRFEWKNLSAVWQGIEVYLKEGRLKFTDQI, from the coding sequence ATGATGCAGGAAAATGATGCTGGGGCTTCCCCCCGGGTGACGTGTGTTGTCGTGAATTGGAACGGCTGGCAGGACACGGTGGAGTGTCTTCATTCGCTACGTCATCAGGACTACGATGCATTAGACGTTATTGTCGTCGACAATGGCTCTACCAACGATTCCTGCCGTCGGATTCGAGAGGCTCATCCCTGGGTCACGGTCATCGAGGAGGAGCGCAATCTGGGCTTCCCTTCGGGTTGCAATGTGGGAACCCGGCTGGCATTACAACGAGGGGCCGAGTACGTCTGGCTGCTGAACAACGATACGATTGCTCCTGCCGATACCCTGAAAAAGCTCGTGCGCCGAGCTTCCGCCAATCCACGAGCTGGTGTAATCGGCGGCGTTTTGTATTACATGCATGATCCGGCACAAGTACAGGCGTGGGGCGGTGGACGTATCAACTTGTGGACGGGCTTTGTCTCTCATTTTGTGCAACCCACGGACTTTGGCGGGAATGCGTACCTGACGGGCGCGTGTATGCTTCTGCCTCGAAAGGTGTGCGAAGACGTTGGGATATTTTATGAGGGCTTTTTTATGTATTGCGACGATAGCGACCTCTGTATCCGTTTACGCCGCGCCGGATATGAACTGTCGATTGCCGAGGATACTGCGATCCTGCACAAGGAAGGGGCGAGCAGTCCGAAGCGCAGCCCACTGATCGATCGCTTCGCAACCACGTCGGGAATGCGGTTGCTCAAGCGGCACGCTCCTGTGCCCGCCATTTCCATTACGATTTTTCTTCTGCTCCGGATGGCAAACCGCGTGCGGCGGTTCGAGTGGAAGAATCTGTCCGCTGTATGGCAGGGCATCGAGGTCTATCTGAAGGAGGGGCGGCTGAAGTTTACGGATCAAATCTGA
- a CDS encoding 2OG-Fe(II) oxygenase, protein MSFTPPLSSPPAFDALVPKFRAAEPFHHVVIDNFLSPEVANAVAGEFPAFDGPVWNEYNNAIEVKKACNHWDRFPRATYQLFRYLNSEQFVSEMSKLAGERLYADPGLHGGGWHSHATGGKLNMHLDYSIHPKTGLERRLNLIIYMQPGWKAEWGGALGFWRHEESKNAPGELAKQIPCLFNRAVIFDTSQNSWHGLPDPVACPPNQPRNSLAIYYLCEPRTSAAERGRALFAPSSEQANDPEVLELIKLRSQVQTSGAVYRQEDTHKK, encoded by the coding sequence ATGTCATTTACGCCCCCGCTTAGTTCTCCCCCGGCCTTTGACGCTTTGGTCCCTAAATTCCGCGCTGCCGAGCCGTTCCATCATGTTGTGATTGATAATTTTCTTTCACCTGAGGTTGCAAATGCAGTGGCTGGCGAATTCCCGGCTTTCGACGGGCCGGTATGGAACGAGTACAACAACGCGATTGAGGTAAAGAAGGCCTGCAACCACTGGGACAGGTTCCCGCGGGCGACGTATCAGTTGTTCCGCTACCTCAACTCCGAGCAGTTCGTGAGCGAGATGAGCAAATTGGCGGGAGAGCGACTTTACGCCGACCCAGGGTTACACGGTGGCGGCTGGCACTCCCATGCGACCGGTGGCAAACTCAACATGCATTTGGATTACTCCATCCACCCCAAGACCGGGTTAGAGCGCCGGTTGAATCTGATTATCTATATGCAGCCGGGATGGAAAGCCGAATGGGGCGGCGCGCTTGGGTTCTGGAGGCACGAAGAGTCGAAGAATGCTCCTGGGGAACTAGCCAAGCAGATACCATGTCTGTTCAACCGCGCTGTTATCTTTGATACGTCGCAGAATTCCTGGCATGGCTTGCCGGATCCCGTCGCATGTCCTCCCAATCAACCACGCAACAGTCTTGCTATCTATTACCTTTGCGAGCCACGCACTTCTGCCGCGGAGCGTGGACGCGCGCTATTTGCTCCAAGCAGTGAACAGGCCAATGATCCAGAGGTGCTTGAACTGATCAAGCTGCGGAGCCAGGTTCAGACTTCGGGAGCGGTTTACCGGCAAGAGGATACGCACAAGAAGTAG